From Acidimicrobiales bacterium, one genomic window encodes:
- a CDS encoding AAA family ATPase — protein sequence MSRLVGRAEELALLASAFDDLSPVRASWAQVTGEPGIGKTRLVAELCERAETRDGLVLVGRGAELEHDVPFGIVIDALDDYLGSLDVPRLAELCGRQRAEVCRVFPALAGLGLRGDHSSEDERYPIYRALRVLIERLATPGPLLLALDDLHWADSASIELVAFLLRHPPEARVLLVLAWRPGQAPGLADILARGAKDLPGTAVGLMTLAEDEVGELLGGTLEPSHLTALYRASGGNPFYAQALASAADGSGLSTGPGAEEDGGAIPAPVAAAIRHEIDALSLPARLLAQGAAVIGEPFELELSASCADVAPDKAPHALDELVVAGIVHATESPRRFAFRHPIVRRAVYDSAGPGWRVAVHARAAAALAERGAPVTATAHHVARSAAAGDLAAAALLYDAATEVVPHAPRSASAWLGVASAIVARRPETAGTRLALLMARTRVHCVLGELEAAHDALAEALELVAVGDPLRLRLVAGSAAVDHGLGRFAEARATLLGALEEPPAAAPGAAATLCIELAVSWLYTLDLAEATAFATRALQASVGSDRLLEATARALLAFVHASAEEAEANATARAHRTEAQTILDRLGDDEVAARLDALFYLGWAERLLEEYGASAVHLGRAIAVAEAGGGSQWLVPTMIEQVKALVSCGRITEARALADTALEMARVLGVDLVLLLALTAEVGVLAAAGEIEGAIAAGDEALGLGDFAASYHRANVRRQVALARLEAGSADGLLAELAAIEDESAGSDGGGANVTDGMACRLLEARCRAELAGRRGAAARELADEVARLAAVLGSPASAGFACRARARVLAATKPEEALVLLGRAGSLFAQAGALVEAARTRALGGEIRGACGRTAEALAELSEASDALRSYGAFGSADQAGAVLRRLRRAGARPTRRGRPATGAAALSPREREIAELVAEGRTNREIAVQLVLSENTVESHLGRILAKLEVTGRGAVARAISRTGPPFPAPEQT from the coding sequence GTGAGCCGACTGGTCGGGCGCGCCGAGGAGCTGGCACTGCTCGCCAGCGCGTTCGACGATCTCTCCCCTGTCCGCGCGTCGTGGGCGCAGGTGACGGGCGAGCCGGGGATCGGCAAGACCCGCCTCGTCGCCGAGCTCTGCGAGCGGGCCGAGACCCGCGACGGCCTGGTGCTCGTCGGCCGAGGCGCAGAGCTCGAGCACGACGTCCCCTTCGGGATCGTGATCGACGCCCTCGACGACTACCTGGGCTCCCTCGACGTCCCACGCCTCGCCGAGCTGTGCGGCCGCCAACGCGCCGAGGTCTGCCGGGTCTTCCCCGCGCTCGCCGGGCTCGGGCTGCGAGGCGACCACAGCTCTGAGGACGAGCGCTACCCCATCTACCGGGCGCTTCGCGTCCTGATCGAGCGTCTGGCTACCCCGGGCCCCCTGCTGCTCGCCCTCGACGACCTGCACTGGGCCGACAGCGCGTCGATCGAGCTGGTCGCCTTCCTCCTCCGCCATCCACCCGAGGCCCGCGTACTGCTGGTCCTCGCCTGGCGCCCGGGACAGGCCCCGGGGCTCGCCGACATCCTGGCGAGAGGGGCGAAGGACCTACCGGGGACCGCCGTCGGCCTCATGACCCTCGCCGAGGACGAGGTCGGCGAGCTGCTCGGCGGCACGCTCGAGCCTTCACACCTCACCGCCCTCTACCGGGCAAGCGGCGGCAATCCGTTCTACGCCCAGGCGCTCGCCTCCGCAGCCGATGGGAGCGGGCTCTCGACAGGGCCCGGGGCGGAGGAGGACGGGGGCGCCATCCCCGCCCCGGTCGCCGCGGCCATCCGCCACGAGATCGATGCGCTGTCATTGCCGGCACGCCTCCTCGCCCAGGGGGCTGCGGTCATCGGCGAGCCGTTCGAGCTCGAGCTTTCGGCAAGCTGTGCCGACGTGGCGCCGGACAAGGCGCCGCACGCCCTCGACGAGCTCGTCGTGGCGGGGATCGTCCACGCGACCGAGAGCCCCCGGCGCTTCGCCTTTCGCCACCCGATCGTGCGCCGCGCCGTCTACGACTCGGCCGGCCCCGGCTGGCGTGTCGCTGTGCACGCCCGCGCCGCGGCGGCACTGGCCGAGCGGGGGGCGCCGGTCACCGCGACGGCCCACCACGTGGCGCGCTCAGCCGCTGCAGGGGACCTGGCGGCAGCGGCGCTCCTCTACGACGCCGCCACCGAGGTCGTGCCGCACGCCCCGAGGAGCGCGTCGGCATGGCTCGGCGTGGCGTCGGCCATCGTCGCCCGCCGTCCCGAGACTGCGGGGACGCGCCTCGCGCTGCTGATGGCACGGACGCGGGTCCACTGCGTGCTCGGCGAGCTCGAGGCCGCCCACGACGCGCTCGCCGAGGCCCTCGAGCTCGTCGCGGTGGGCGATCCGTTGCGCCTCAGGCTCGTGGCCGGCAGTGCCGCGGTCGACCATGGTCTCGGCCGCTTCGCCGAAGCGCGCGCCACCCTGCTCGGGGCCCTCGAGGAGCCGCCCGCCGCCGCGCCGGGCGCGGCCGCGACCTTGTGCATCGAGCTCGCCGTCTCCTGGCTGTACACCCTCGACCTCGCGGAGGCGACGGCCTTCGCCACGCGGGCGCTTCAGGCGTCGGTCGGCTCCGACCGGCTGCTCGAGGCGACGGCGCGGGCGCTGCTGGCCTTCGTCCACGCGAGCGCCGAGGAGGCTGAGGCGAACGCCACGGCCCGAGCCCACCGGACGGAGGCGCAGACGATCCTCGACCGCCTGGGCGACGACGAGGTGGCAGCGCGCCTCGACGCGCTCTTCTACCTCGGCTGGGCAGAGCGCCTGCTCGAGGAGTACGGCGCATCCGCGGTGCACCTCGGGCGGGCGATCGCGGTCGCCGAGGCCGGGGGCGGCTCGCAGTGGCTCGTGCCGACGATGATCGAGCAGGTCAAGGCGCTGGTGTCCTGCGGGCGGATCACCGAGGCCCGTGCGCTCGCCGACACGGCGCTCGAGATGGCGCGGGTCTTGGGCGTCGACCTCGTCCTCCTCCTCGCCCTCACGGCCGAGGTCGGCGTCCTCGCCGCCGCAGGCGAGATCGAGGGGGCGATCGCCGCCGGCGACGAGGCGCTCGGTCTCGGGGACTTCGCGGCGAGCTACCACCGCGCCAACGTCCGCCGCCAGGTCGCGCTGGCCCGGCTCGAGGCCGGAAGTGCCGATGGGCTCCTCGCCGAGCTGGCGGCGATCGAGGATGAGAGCGCCGGGTCAGATGGCGGCGGGGCCAACGTCACCGACGGCATGGCCTGCCGGCTCCTCGAGGCGCGCTGTCGCGCCGAGCTCGCCGGCCGGCGGGGCGCGGCGGCGAGGGAGCTGGCCGACGAGGTCGCTCGGCTGGCAGCCGTCCTCGGCTCGCCGGCGTCGGCCGGCTTCGCCTGTCGCGCCCGGGCCCGGGTGCTGGCGGCCACGAAGCCCGAGGAGGCGCTCGTCCTCCTCGGGCGGGCCGGTTCGCTCTTCGCGCAAGCCGGCGCGCTCGTCGAGGCCGCACGGACCCGTGCGCTCGGCGGCGAGATCCGCGGCGCGTGCGGCCGCACCGCCGAAGCGCTCGCCGAGCTCTCGGAGGCGAGCGATGCCCTTCGCTCCTACGGCGCCTTCGGCTCGGCAGACCAGGCCGGCGCCGTGCTCCGCCGCCTCCGACGTGCCGGCGCGCGGCCGACCAGACGCGGGCGGCCGGCGACGGGCGCCGCGGCCCTGAGCCCGCGTGAGCGCGAGATCGCCGAGCTCGTCGCCGAGGGGAGGACCAACCGCGAGATCGCCGTCCAGCTCGTGCTCAGCGAGAACACCGTCGAGAGCCACCTCGGCCGCATCCTGGCGAAGCTCGAGGTGACCGGACGAGGGGCGGTCGCGCGGGCGATCAGCAGGACGGGCCCGCCGTTCCCCGCCCCCGAGCAGACGTGA